One Paraburkholderia agricolaris DNA segment encodes these proteins:
- a CDS encoding sigma-54-dependent transcriptional regulator, giving the protein MNTTSTPVDTERTVLYVSSAPDQNLAHFLAASGWQAVHAKSTAIAERMIERANIKVGLVELPTDCTSQYLSALASCMRRVETNWVAQIAPGQSENELVSRFILDYCFDFVTRPWLNERLVFALGHAHGLSSLRHAPVATEPSLGRHGMVGQCEAMQQLYRRIDKCGVTDAPVFVAGESGTGKELTARAIHERSPRAGRAFVAINCAAIPPSLLQAELFGHERGAFTGALQRKIGRIESANEGTLFLDEIGDMPHECQAVLLRFLQEGTIERLGGSGPIKVDVRVISATHVDLDRAVDDGRFRSDLYHRLCVLRLVEPPLRERGGDIKLLANYALSMYRQDGARKLRGLSSDAIVAMSNYPWPGNVRELINCVRRAVVMSEGRFITASDLGLPETDSGPAVTLAEIRSKAEKDAIEHALQRHGYKLSDAAAELGISRATLYRLMHANRLHQEPATGRAPNANGGTDADKEAERQAPYLV; this is encoded by the coding sequence ATGAATACGACTAGCACGCCTGTCGACACCGAACGCACCGTTCTGTACGTGTCGAGCGCGCCCGATCAGAACCTCGCCCACTTCCTGGCCGCATCGGGCTGGCAAGCGGTACACGCCAAAAGCACGGCGATCGCCGAGCGCATGATCGAGCGCGCCAATATCAAGGTCGGCCTCGTCGAATTGCCCACGGACTGCACCTCCCAATACTTGTCGGCTCTGGCTTCCTGCATGCGGCGCGTCGAAACCAATTGGGTCGCGCAAATCGCGCCGGGCCAGTCGGAAAACGAACTGGTTAGCCGCTTTATCCTCGATTACTGCTTCGATTTCGTGACCCGGCCGTGGTTGAACGAACGGCTGGTGTTCGCGCTCGGGCATGCGCACGGACTGTCGAGCCTCAGGCACGCGCCGGTCGCAACGGAACCCTCGCTCGGCCGGCACGGCATGGTCGGACAATGCGAGGCGATGCAGCAGTTGTACCGCCGGATCGACAAATGCGGCGTGACCGATGCGCCGGTGTTCGTCGCCGGCGAATCGGGCACCGGCAAGGAACTGACCGCGCGTGCGATTCACGAGCGCTCGCCGCGCGCGGGCCGGGCGTTCGTCGCGATTAATTGCGCCGCGATTCCGCCGAGCCTGCTGCAAGCCGAATTGTTCGGCCACGAACGCGGCGCCTTTACGGGCGCGTTGCAACGCAAAATCGGCCGGATCGAAAGCGCCAACGAGGGCACCCTGTTTCTGGACGAAATCGGCGACATGCCGCACGAGTGCCAGGCGGTCCTGCTGCGTTTCCTGCAGGAAGGCACCATCGAACGGCTGGGCGGCAGCGGACCGATCAAGGTCGACGTGCGGGTGATTTCGGCAACCCATGTCGATCTGGACCGCGCCGTCGACGACGGCCGTTTCCGCTCCGACCTGTACCACCGCCTGTGCGTGCTGCGGCTCGTCGAGCCGCCGCTGCGCGAGCGCGGCGGCGACATCAAGCTGCTCGCCAACTACGCGCTCAGCATGTACCGGCAGGACGGCGCGCGCAAACTGCGCGGACTGTCGAGCGACGCGATCGTCGCCATGTCGAACTATCCGTGGCCGGGCAATGTGCGCGAGCTGATCAACTGCGTGCGGCGCGCGGTGGTGATGAGCGAGGGGCGCTTTATCACGGCGAGCGACCTCGGCTTGCCGGAAACCGACAGCGGGCCGGCTGTGACGCTCGCGGAGATCCGCAGCAAGGCTGAGAAGGACGCCATCGAGCACGCGTTGCAGCGGCATGGCTACAAATTGTCCGACGCCGCGGCCGAACTCGGCATTTCACGCGCCACGCTGTATCGCCTGATGCATGCGAACCGGC
- a CDS encoding extracellular solute-binding protein yields the protein MIRKLLASFVVVTGVVTAAPAFAQDNTVNVLYAGSLVNLMERSVGPAFEKATGQHFRGYAAGSNKIANEIKGKLRRGDVFISASPKVNTSLMGEANGNHVTWYVNFAESPLMIGYNPQSKFAADFRSKRWDQVLQEPGIRIGRTDPKLDPKGAFTVEMMTKAAALYHQPDLVEKTLGDAENPAQVLPEETLVGRLQSGQLDAGFFYSTETSDLKIPALRPAPELQAKASYTLTILSDAPNRDGASSFVDFLLSAQGRALLKQHGVDVIKPTITGDVQGMPPSVQAVIDAAQ from the coding sequence ATGATTCGCAAGCTGCTGGCATCTTTCGTTGTCGTCACCGGCGTGGTGACGGCCGCACCCGCCTTCGCGCAGGACAATACGGTCAACGTGCTGTACGCCGGTTCGCTCGTCAATCTGATGGAGCGCAGCGTCGGCCCCGCCTTTGAAAAGGCGACCGGCCAGCATTTCCGTGGCTATGCAGCGGGCTCGAACAAGATCGCCAACGAAATCAAGGGCAAACTGCGGCGCGGCGACGTATTCATCAGCGCCAGCCCGAAGGTGAATACCAGCCTGATGGGCGAGGCGAACGGCAATCATGTGACGTGGTATGTGAACTTCGCCGAATCGCCGCTGATGATCGGCTACAACCCGCAAAGCAAATTCGCGGCGGACTTCAGGAGCAAGCGCTGGGACCAGGTGCTGCAGGAACCGGGCATCCGCATCGGCCGTACTGATCCGAAGCTGGATCCGAAGGGCGCCTTCACCGTCGAGATGATGACGAAGGCCGCGGCGCTCTACCATCAACCGGATCTCGTCGAAAAAACGCTGGGCGACGCGGAGAACCCCGCTCAGGTTTTGCCTGAAGAAACGCTGGTGGGCCGCCTGCAATCCGGTCAGCTCGACGCCGGCTTCTTCTACTCGACCGAAACCTCCGACCTGAAAATTCCGGCGCTCCGTCCGGCGCCCGAATTGCAGGCTAAAGCAAGCTACACGCTGACGATTCTGAGCGACGCCCCGAACCGTGACGGCGCGAGCAGCTTCGTCGACTTCCTGCTGAGCGCGCAAGGCCGCGCGCTGCTCAAGCAACACGGCGTCGATGTGATCAAACCGACCATTACCGGCGATGTACAAGGAATGCCGCCTTCGGTCCAGGCCGTGATCGACGCTGCACAGTAA
- a CDS encoding molybdopterin-dependent oxidoreductase, whose product MDSVNVIAAPAVESALVLCGRFQRLLSFDLERLKAYESVLSTPFDLRCYTTNRFIRSVEPYRGVRLTTLLSEAGLPNEVPGEFKRTVFVAVGHDGYVVTFSWHELFNTPIGENVLVAYECGGRALDAEDGAPILFSGSDILPAPRHVKRLARIEAHVLRPLG is encoded by the coding sequence ATGGATAGTGTGAATGTGATTGCCGCGCCTGCCGTCGAAAGCGCGCTCGTCCTGTGCGGACGATTCCAGCGCCTGTTGTCTTTCGACCTCGAGCGGCTCAAGGCGTACGAAAGCGTGCTGTCCACGCCGTTCGACCTGCGCTGCTATACGACGAACCGTTTCATCCGCAGTGTCGAGCCATACCGCGGCGTGCGTTTGACGACCCTGCTCTCGGAAGCGGGCCTGCCGAACGAGGTGCCGGGCGAGTTCAAGCGTACGGTATTCGTGGCCGTGGGACACGATGGTTACGTTGTGACGTTTTCATGGCACGAGTTGTTCAACACCCCGATCGGCGAGAACGTGCTGGTCGCATACGAATGCGGCGGCCGCGCGCTCGACGCCGAAGACGGCGCGCCGATTCTGTTTTCCGGCTCGGACATTCTGCCCGCCCCACGCCACGTCAAACGTCTCGCCCGTATCGAGGCGCATGTTTTGAGGCCGTTGGGGTAG
- a CDS encoding ATP-binding cassette domain-containing protein, translating to MAKQAVNRSAARPLLWLAALLAVYLCAPFVASVPQLGAADWPNVDWRAVWSAVGISAASASVASLVILLGGVPLGYLLARSNSRKMALLGFVVQLPLALPPLTSGVLLLFLLGPYSWVGQFTNGALTDSFAGIVLAEVFVAAPFLIIAAKSAFAAVDPVLDDVAATLGHHAGSRFFRVMLPVAWPAIRAGLALAWLRAFGEFGATVMVAYHPYSLPVYTYVVFGGQGLPAMMPLLLPTLAIAIVCAALSIYSLRQKSALEQTENGDDAPEPGTDLTASRGETTGRRLTFHLQRRLGAFELDIAWTPATRRLAIIGPSGSGKSLALRLIAGLESNASCSVRLGATDLSPLPPERRQIGYMPQDYGLFPHMTVAQQLAFPVDADAASARYWLDHLGLAQLVARLPHQLSFGQRQRVALARALTRHSELLLFDEPFAALDTPRRRRLQQSLRALQREIAAVTIIVTHDPDEAALLADEVLVVEQGRVLQAGSIATVFEQPASMRVAELLGLHNVGEGSMSAPGRIEIGNGLTIATGDSDLAISAGQRVMWRISSHAVHLCPNGAHAGVVEAVELRRGERYVRLNIAGVRFDIANEDTRLREGSPCRIDIDDAGVSVWKLS from the coding sequence GTGGCAAAACAGGCGGTAAACCGGTCCGCCGCGCGACCGCTGCTGTGGCTGGCGGCGCTGCTTGCCGTCTATCTGTGCGCGCCGTTTGTCGCGAGCGTGCCGCAACTCGGCGCGGCCGACTGGCCGAATGTCGACTGGCGCGCGGTGTGGTCGGCGGTCGGCATCTCGGCGGCGAGCGCCAGTGTGGCCTCGCTCGTGATTCTGCTCGGCGGCGTGCCGCTCGGCTATCTGCTGGCACGTTCGAACTCGCGCAAGATGGCGCTGCTCGGCTTCGTCGTGCAGTTGCCGCTCGCCTTGCCGCCGCTCACGAGCGGCGTGCTGCTGCTGTTTCTGCTCGGCCCGTATAGCTGGGTCGGCCAGTTCACAAACGGGGCGCTGACGGATTCGTTTGCCGGCATCGTGCTCGCGGAAGTCTTCGTGGCCGCGCCCTTCCTGATCATCGCCGCGAAATCGGCGTTTGCCGCCGTGGACCCGGTGCTCGACGACGTGGCCGCCACGCTCGGTCACCATGCGGGCAGCCGCTTTTTCCGCGTGATGTTGCCGGTCGCGTGGCCGGCGATTCGTGCAGGACTAGCGCTCGCCTGGCTGCGTGCGTTCGGCGAATTCGGCGCGACGGTGATGGTGGCCTATCACCCGTACTCGCTGCCGGTGTATACGTACGTCGTATTCGGCGGCCAGGGTCTGCCGGCGATGATGCCCCTGCTGCTGCCAACGCTCGCCATTGCGATTGTTTGCGCGGCGCTGTCGATCTATAGCCTTCGGCAGAAATCCGCGCTCGAACAAACCGAAAACGGCGACGACGCGCCGGAGCCCGGCACGGATCTCACCGCCAGCCGGGGCGAGACCACCGGCCGGCGTCTCACCTTTCATTTGCAACGCCGCCTGGGCGCGTTCGAACTCGACATCGCATGGACACCCGCGACGCGGCGGCTGGCGATCATCGGACCGTCGGGCTCGGGCAAATCGCTGGCATTGCGCCTGATTGCAGGGCTCGAATCCAACGCATCCTGTTCCGTCCGGCTCGGCGCAACCGATTTGAGCCCGCTGCCGCCCGAGCGCCGCCAGATCGGTTATATGCCGCAAGACTACGGTCTGTTTCCGCACATGACGGTCGCGCAGCAACTCGCGTTTCCGGTCGACGCCGATGCCGCCAGCGCGCGCTACTGGCTCGATCATCTGGGCCTCGCGCAACTGGTCGCGCGCTTGCCGCATCAGTTGTCGTTCGGTCAGCGGCAGCGTGTGGCGCTGGCCCGGGCGCTCACGCGTCATAGCGAATTGTTGCTGTTCGATGAGCCGTTCGCGGCGCTCGATACGCCGCGGCGGCGGCGTTTGCAGCAGTCGTTGCGAGCCTTGCAGCGCGAGATAGCCGCGGTGACCATCATCGTCACGCACGATCCCGACGAAGCGGCTCTCCTCGCCGACGAAGTGCTGGTGGTCGAACAGGGCCGCGTGTTGCAGGCAGGCTCCATCGCCACGGTATTCGAACAGCCGGCTTCGATGCGGGTCGCCGAACTGCTTGGCTTGCACAATGTCGGCGAGGGTTCGATGAGCGCCCCGGGTCGGATCGAGATCGGCAATGGTTTGACAATCGCAACGGGCGACAGCGACCTAGCCATTTCCGCTGGGCAACGCGTGATGTGGCGCATCTCGTCCCACGCCGTGCATCTTTGTCCCAACGGTGCGCATGCCGGCGTGGTCGAGGCGGTCGAATTACGGCGCGGCGAGCGGTATGTCAGGCTGAATATCGCGGGGGTACGGTTCGATATCGCCAACGAGGATACCCGCCTGCGCGAAGGAAGCCCCTGCCGGATCGATATTGACGACGCCGGTGTGTCGGTCTGGAAGCTCAGTTGA
- a CDS encoding nicotinate phosphoribosyltransferase gives MQSDINPFNDMASILSNPILNTDSYKASHYLQYPPEASAMFSYIESRGGRYDSTLFFGLQMLIKEYLCRPITAAMIDQAKAFFTAHGEPFNEAGWRYIVEHRGGYLPVRIRAVPEGSVVPTHNVLMTVECDDPQVFWLASYLETMLLRVWYPITVATQSWHLRKTIRAWLEKSSDDLTQLPFKLHDFGARGVSSAESAAIGGSAHLVSFMGSDTVLGVLAANHYYNEPMAAFSVPAAEHSTITSWGRERETDAFRNMIAKFGKPGAIVSVVSDSYDLFSALKVWGTELKQAVLDSGGTLVIRPDSGDPLTIVLQTMQALEASFGSAVNGKGRRVLNNVRVIQGDGVNPDSIEAILAGMDQAGFAADNIVFGMGGALLQQINRDTQRFAMKCSAIRHGDEWHDVHKDPVTDAGKRSMKGRLTLLQNRHTGEYRTATLPVAWGERTVEGEWDEALVTVFDSGKLLVDMAFSDVRKRAHAGEN, from the coding sequence ATGCAAAGCGATATCAACCCGTTCAACGACATGGCGTCGATCCTGTCCAATCCGATCCTCAACACGGATTCATACAAGGCGTCGCACTATCTGCAATATCCGCCCGAGGCGTCGGCGATGTTTTCATACATCGAGTCGCGTGGCGGCCGCTATGACAGCACGCTGTTCTTCGGCCTGCAGATGCTGATCAAGGAGTATCTGTGCCGCCCGATTACGGCGGCCATGATCGACCAGGCGAAGGCGTTTTTCACGGCGCACGGCGAGCCGTTCAACGAAGCCGGCTGGCGTTACATCGTCGAGCATCGCGGCGGTTATCTGCCGGTGCGGATTCGCGCGGTGCCGGAAGGCTCGGTCGTGCCCACGCACAATGTGCTGATGACGGTCGAGTGCGACGATCCGCAGGTGTTCTGGCTGGCCTCGTATCTGGAAACCATGCTGCTGCGCGTGTGGTATCCGATCACGGTCGCGACGCAAAGCTGGCATCTGCGCAAAACGATCCGCGCCTGGCTGGAGAAAAGTAGCGACGACCTCACGCAATTGCCGTTCAAGCTGCACGATTTCGGCGCGCGCGGCGTGTCGAGCGCGGAATCGGCGGCGATCGGCGGTTCCGCGCATCTCGTCAGTTTCATGGGTTCGGATACGGTGCTCGGCGTGCTTGCCGCGAACCACTACTACAACGAGCCGATGGCGGCGTTCTCGGTGCCGGCCGCCGAGCACAGCACGATCACGTCATGGGGGCGCGAGCGTGAAACCGACGCCTTCCGCAACATGATCGCGAAGTTCGGCAAGCCGGGGGCGATCGTTTCGGTGGTATCCGATTCCTACGACCTGTTTTCCGCGCTCAAGGTATGGGGCACGGAGTTGAAGCAGGCGGTGCTCGACTCGGGCGGCACGCTGGTGATCCGGCCGGATTCCGGCGATCCGCTGACGATAGTTCTGCAGACCATGCAGGCGCTCGAGGCCTCGTTCGGTTCGGCGGTGAACGGTAAGGGGCGGCGCGTGCTCAATAACGTCCGCGTGATTCAGGGCGACGGTGTGAATCCGGACTCGATCGAAGCGATCCTTGCGGGCATGGATCAGGCTGGCTTTGCCGCGGACAACATCGTGTTCGGCATGGGCGGTGCGTTGTTGCAGCAGATCAACCGCGATACGCAGCGGTTCGCCATGAAGTGTTCGGCCATCCGGCATGGCGATGAATGGCACGACGTCCACAAGGATCCGGTTACGGATGCCGGCAAGCGGTCGATGAAAGGGCGGCTTACCTTGCTGCAGAATCGTCACACCGGCGAGTATCGAACGGCGACGCTGCCGGTGGCGTGGGGCGAGCGCACTGTTGAAGGCGAATGGGACGAGGCGCTCGTCACCGTTTTCGATTCAGGAAAACTGCTGGTGGATATGGCGTTTTCCGATGTCAGGAAGCGGGCTCACGCGGGCGAGAATTAG
- a CDS encoding nitrogen fixation protein NifQ encodes MPDEPLSPAVGGAVPGAAPLRTPLDEPVAERTARWLAGATDAASPDTQLFARLIAVRDVRDELALLGLPQPAWRALVARHFAHAPALVPLSALPPVDTGEHAAFVDTLRALLFTYASATVDADDAHCLASIIAHACLRPDHLWRDLGLAGREEVTWMLTRYFPKLVGLNVDNLRWKKFLAQQRALSLGLEPGPAPGCPGCEDYGHCFPGRH; translated from the coding sequence ATGCCTGACGAACCGCTTTCGCCTGCTGTTGGAGGTGCCGTGCCCGGCGCCGCGCCGCTGCGTACACCGCTCGATGAGCCGGTTGCCGAGCGCACGGCCAGGTGGCTGGCTGGGGCGACGGACGCCGCCTCGCCCGATACACAACTGTTCGCCAGACTGATTGCCGTGCGCGACGTGCGTGACGAACTTGCGTTGCTGGGCTTGCCGCAGCCGGCATGGCGCGCGCTAGTGGCGCGGCACTTCGCGCATGCGCCCGCGCTTGTGCCGCTGTCTGCGTTGCCACCTGTGGACACCGGCGAACACGCGGCATTCGTCGACACGTTGCGCGCGCTCCTGTTCACGTATGCCAGCGCCACCGTCGATGCGGACGACGCCCACTGTCTTGCTTCGATCATCGCGCACGCATGCCTGCGGCCCGATCACCTGTGGCGTGACCTCGGTCTTGCGGGCCGCGAAGAGGTCACCTGGATGCTGACGCGTTATTTCCCGAAGCTCGTCGGTTTGAATGTCGACAATCTGCGCTGGAAGAAATTCCTTGCCCAGCAACGCGCGCTTTCGCTAGGGCTTGAGCCCGGCCCGGCTCCCGGTTGTCCGGGTTGCGAAGACTACGGGCATTGCTTTCCCGGCCGCCATTGA
- a CDS encoding AAA family ATPase: protein MIDIFLISSSAERAPHIVARLEESGVVFRLRTAYGTARQLRVHAREIRSADLLIVDDVDLSARELHGVEEALACSPALYCMLVTPAPSAALLTAAMRVGVRHVLSWPLDAYEIAAALTHIAGKKSVGVRRAGRIVSLTSCKGGSGTTLIAVNLAWSLAAQRNRRVLLIDLSQQFADASLLLADKPPPVTLADLCLQVDRLDAALLDACVMHVHANLDVLAGAGDPLKAAAMLPSQLEQILALVRERYDAVLIDIGQSINPLTIHALDHSDAICMIVRQNPLYLHGGRRMLDIFKELGYPPSKVRVVVNQYDKNARINLPTLEQTLGAKVAHQLSRDDKQVNEALNRGVPLVTTAHDSALARGICLLADMLWPAIAEPRKGMLGRLFAARPNVPPQLKPGH from the coding sequence ATGATCGACATCTTTCTGATTTCGTCCAGCGCGGAGCGCGCGCCGCATATCGTCGCGCGCCTCGAAGAAAGCGGCGTGGTATTTCGTTTGCGCACCGCTTATGGCACGGCGCGGCAATTGCGCGTACATGCCCGTGAAATCAGGAGCGCCGATCTGCTGATTGTCGACGACGTCGATCTGAGCGCGCGCGAGTTGCACGGCGTTGAAGAGGCGCTGGCCTGCTCGCCCGCGTTGTATTGCATGCTGGTCACGCCAGCGCCGTCCGCGGCCTTGCTGACCGCGGCAATGCGCGTCGGGGTGCGGCACGTGCTGTCATGGCCGCTGGACGCGTATGAGATTGCCGCGGCGCTCACGCATATCGCCGGGAAGAAAAGCGTGGGCGTGCGCCGTGCCGGGCGGATCGTGTCACTGACATCGTGCAAGGGCGGCAGCGGCACGACGCTGATCGCCGTGAATCTCGCCTGGTCGCTGGCTGCGCAGCGTAACAGACGCGTGCTGCTGATCGATCTCAGTCAGCAATTCGCCGACGCGAGCCTGCTCCTCGCCGACAAGCCGCCACCGGTGACGCTCGCCGATCTATGCTTGCAGGTTGACCGTCTGGACGCCGCGTTGCTGGACGCCTGCGTGATGCACGTACACGCGAACCTCGACGTGCTGGCGGGGGCCGGCGACCCGCTCAAGGCGGCCGCGATGCTGCCCTCGCAACTGGAGCAGATTCTCGCGCTGGTGCGCGAGCGCTACGACGCGGTCCTGATCGACATCGGCCAGAGTATCAATCCGCTGACGATCCATGCGCTCGATCACAGCGATGCGATCTGCATGATCGTGCGGCAAAATCCGCTTTACCTGCACGGCGGCCGCCGGATGCTCGATATTTTCAAGGAACTGGGCTATCCGCCCAGCAAGGTGCGGGTCGTGGTGAATCAATACGACAAGAACGCTCGCATCAATCTGCCGACACTCGAACAGACTCTCGGCGCGAAGGTCGCGCACCAGCTTTCGCGTGACGACAAGCAGGTCAACGAGGCGCTCAATCGCGGCGTGCCGCTCGTCACCACCGCCCACGACAGCGCGCTGGCGCGCGGTATCTGCCTGCTCGCCGACATGCTGTGGCCCGCCATTGCCGAGCCCCGCAAAGGCATGCTCGGCCGCTTGTTCGCTGCGCGGCCGAACGTGCCGCCGCAATTGAAGCCGGGCCACTGA
- a CDS encoding isoprenylcysteine carboxylmethyltransferase family protein has translation MTETTRSREVDREGSLENAANSEPASAAARVGGEGSGEDGGEGSAVAAGGWREATVEIAARVAAGFMLSIFTYAAVRQWLVAPTRITLLLLVVSAFMTLGLSLFARVPSKRDWTPFAFICSVGGTFYFLAVRLSPGTQLIPELAGASLQLLGIIWQMFAKVSLSRSFGILPANRGVISHGAYRFMRHPMYLGYFLTDIGFLLANFGIQNVIVYGCQFALQIGRIVREERLLSEDERYRAYRGKVRFRVIPGVF, from the coding sequence ATGACAGAAACCACACGCTCGCGGGAAGTCGATAGAGAGGGTTCTCTCGAGAATGCTGCGAACAGCGAGCCGGCGAGCGCGGCAGCTCGCGTCGGCGGTGAGGGCAGCGGTGAAGACGGCGGCGAAGGCAGCGCGGTGGCGGCCGGCGGCTGGCGCGAGGCGACGGTCGAAATCGCCGCGCGTGTCGCCGCGGGGTTCATGCTGAGCATTTTTACCTATGCGGCGGTCAGGCAATGGCTTGTTGCGCCCACCCGTATCACCTTGTTGCTGCTCGTGGTGAGCGCGTTCATGACTCTCGGCCTGTCGCTGTTTGCGCGGGTGCCCAGCAAACGTGACTGGACGCCTTTTGCGTTCATCTGCTCGGTAGGCGGAACATTCTATTTTCTGGCCGTGCGGCTGTCGCCGGGAACCCAGCTCATTCCGGAACTGGCCGGTGCGTCATTGCAGTTGCTGGGGATCATCTGGCAGATGTTTGCGAAGGTGTCGCTGAGCAGGTCCTTTGGCATCTTGCCCGCCAATCGCGGGGTGATCTCCCACGGCGCTTACCGGTTCATGCGTCACCCCATGTACCTGGGGTATTTCCTGACGGATATCGGGTTTTTGCTGGCGAACTTCGGGATTCAGAACGTGATTGTCTACGGATGCCAGTTTGCGTTGCAGATTGGCCGCATTGTGCGGGAGGAACGGCTCCTGTCCGAAGACGAGCGGTATCGGGCGTACAGGGGTAAGGTGCGGTTCCGCGTGATTCCGGGCGTGTTTTGA
- a CDS encoding DUF2325 domain-containing protein, translating into MHTPPFRLAQPSRLKLSSDELAGTGLRAADPCCTPAKASFSNTKRRARLAELDGQLHCSIIGTCLSTHDLRKLVPKFTTLDSRDASDLEIHHSAVELAIDGGAGAKALHKLLDEHYAAAIRRFDKATDEVELQKLWDEALKNGDIPPTYWALMTHPYANLHVRQKAFGELHMLSHLVGAANRADIRRLVALEAENAELKEKIERQQARLHEISMQRDASIAALNEQIAQLTALAARQTPTDPTDLEAEVSRLRDKLADTDQRVALHTSRREAAEQRVLQEQGAALALRKSHDQALALLKLVQSECDALERATVDAAHAHGAARTRQASLDSVRGKRVMYVGGRPGSNAALKRLVEAAGGDFVVHDGGVEDRKGLLAAALPGADIVVFPVDCVDHDSMTTLKRVCERHQIDYYPLRTASVASFVELVDRLRPEHLAQLGNPPPSAFCLRHS; encoded by the coding sequence ATGCACACGCCCCCGTTTCGCCTTGCTCAACCCTCGCGTCTCAAGCTGTCCAGCGACGAACTGGCCGGGACCGGCTTGCGCGCGGCCGATCCGTGCTGCACGCCCGCCAAGGCGTCGTTCTCGAACACCAAACGGCGCGCGCGCCTCGCCGAGCTCGACGGCCAACTGCATTGTTCGATCATCGGCACCTGTCTCAGCACGCATGATCTGCGCAAGCTGGTGCCTAAATTCACTACCCTCGACAGCCGGGACGCGAGCGATCTGGAGATTCATCACTCGGCGGTCGAACTCGCGATCGATGGCGGCGCGGGCGCCAAAGCCCTGCACAAGTTGCTCGACGAGCACTATGCGGCCGCGATCCGCCGCTTCGACAAAGCCACCGACGAGGTCGAACTGCAGAAGCTCTGGGACGAAGCGCTGAAAAACGGCGACATTCCACCGACTTACTGGGCATTGATGACGCATCCGTATGCGAACCTGCACGTGCGCCAGAAAGCGTTCGGCGAACTGCACATGCTGTCGCATCTGGTCGGCGCGGCGAATCGCGCGGACATCCGCAGGCTGGTTGCACTCGAAGCGGAGAACGCCGAATTGAAAGAGAAAATCGAACGGCAGCAAGCCCGTTTGCATGAAATCAGCATGCAGCGCGATGCGTCGATCGCCGCGCTCAATGAGCAGATCGCGCAGCTCACCGCGCTTGCCGCGCGCCAAACGCCGACGGACCCCACGGATCTCGAAGCCGAAGTATCCCGGCTGCGCGACAAACTGGCCGACACCGACCAGCGGGTGGCCCTGCATACCAGCCGCCGTGAGGCCGCGGAACAGCGGGTACTGCAGGAGCAAGGCGCGGCGCTCGCGTTACGCAAGAGCCACGATCAGGCGCTAGCGCTCCTCAAACTGGTGCAAAGCGAATGTGATGCACTGGAGCGCGCTACGGTGGATGCCGCCCACGCCCATGGCGCCGCCCGGACGCGGCAAGCGAGCCTTGATAGCGTACGCGGCAAACGGGTCATGTATGTAGGTGGCCGCCCCGGCTCGAATGCCGCGCTCAAGCGGCTGGTGGAAGCCGCCGGCGGTGATTTCGTGGTGCATGACGGCGGCGTGGAAGATCGCAAGGGTTTGCTTGCCGCTGCGTTGCCGGGTGCGGATATCGTCGTGTTTCCGGTGGACTGCGTCGATCACGATTCGATGACTACGCTCAAGCGGGTATGTGAGCGCCACCAGATCGACTACTACCCGTTGCGCACGGCGAGCGTGGCGAGCTTCGTCGAATTGGTGGACCGGCTGCGGCCCGAACATCTTGCCCAGTTGGGTAATCCGCCGCCTTCGGCGTTTTGCCTGCGCCACAGCTGA
- a CDS encoding winged helix-turn-helix domain-containing protein, with protein sequence MRILSGDAVALGPGKVELLEAVREYGSISAAARSLGMSYRRAWLLIDELNRSLKVPATHSEQGGQSGGGCTLTPVGEDIIRLYREVEIEAQRSCTKQIAELTRLIRP encoded by the coding sequence ATGCGCATTCTGAGCGGCGACGCCGTTGCGCTCGGGCCAGGCAAAGTCGAACTGCTCGAAGCTGTGCGCGAATACGGCTCGATCTCGGCGGCGGCGCGCAGTCTCGGCATGTCGTACCGGCGCGCGTGGCTGCTGATCGACGAGTTGAACCGCTCGCTCAAAGTGCCCGCTACCCATTCGGAGCAGGGAGGTCAGAGCGGCGGCGGCTGCACGTTGACGCCGGTGGGCGAAGACATCATTCGTCTGTACCGCGAGGTCGAAATCGAGGCGCAACGAAGCTGCACAAAACAGATCGCCGAGTTGACCCGGCTGATTCGCCCGTGA